One part of the Archangium lipolyticum genome encodes these proteins:
- the queG gene encoding tRNA epoxyqueuosine(34) reductase QueG, producing MSPLPSEHLRQLSQQVGFDLVGFARAEPIEPGFLLGWLESGCAADMDWMTTRAAERLDVSRLLPGARTVIAFATNYYREEPRSAGSPIARYARGRDYHSTLRDKLKAFRRLLSEAYPEVHHYGSVDSGPLMEKVWAARAGLGYVGKNGCFITEPYGSWVLLSALILDAEVDAYAGGPTEDRCGHCRKCIMSCPTGALLGQGRVDARACLSYQTIENRHAEVPESFRVEMDNLIFGCDICQDVCPLNRHPVFTPNERFAPRAVAELGVMELAALTPEQYERLIPGTALARAKYDGLRRNAVYALGAAKQAEARPLLETLCEDPSEQVRHAAQWALRHLDA from the coding sequence GTGAGTCCGCTGCCCTCCGAACACCTTCGCCAGCTCTCCCAGCAGGTCGGCTTCGATCTCGTGGGCTTCGCACGCGCCGAGCCCATCGAGCCCGGGTTCCTCCTCGGGTGGCTCGAGTCCGGCTGCGCCGCGGACATGGACTGGATGACCACGCGGGCGGCCGAGCGGCTGGATGTCTCCCGGCTGCTCCCCGGCGCCCGCACGGTCATCGCCTTCGCCACCAACTACTACCGGGAGGAGCCGCGCTCGGCGGGCTCGCCCATCGCCCGCTACGCGCGCGGCCGGGACTACCACTCCACGCTGCGCGACAAGCTCAAGGCCTTCCGCAGGCTGCTCTCGGAGGCCTACCCCGAGGTGCACCACTACGGCAGCGTGGACTCGGGCCCGTTGATGGAGAAGGTGTGGGCCGCGCGCGCGGGCCTGGGCTACGTGGGCAAGAACGGGTGCTTCATCACCGAGCCCTATGGCTCGTGGGTGCTGCTGTCCGCGCTCATCCTGGACGCCGAGGTGGATGCGTACGCGGGCGGCCCCACGGAGGACCGCTGCGGTCACTGCCGCAAGTGCATCATGTCGTGCCCCACCGGCGCACTGCTGGGCCAGGGGAGGGTGGACGCGCGGGCCTGCCTCTCGTACCAGACCATCGAGAACCGCCACGCCGAGGTGCCCGAGTCCTTCCGCGTGGAGATGGACAACCTCATCTTCGGCTGCGACATCTGCCAGGACGTCTGTCCCCTCAACCGGCACCCCGTGTTCACGCCCAACGAGCGCTTCGCGCCCCGGGCGGTGGCGGAGCTCGGGGTGATGGAGCTGGCCGCGCTCACCCCCGAGCAGTACGAGCGGCTCATCCCCGGCACGGCGCTCGCGCGGGCCAAGTACGATGGTTTGCGCCGCAACGCCGTGTACGCGCTGGGCGCCGCGAAGCAGGCCGAGGCCCGGCCCCTGTTGGAGACGCTGTGCGAGGATCCGAGTGAACAGGTGCGCCACGCCGCGCAGTGGGCGCTCCGGCACCTGGACGCCTGA
- a CDS encoding c-type cytochrome, with the protein MSQHFRSLIAALCGATVLVLAGCGESTGPSGATCPQGSALTYQNFGKTFMDTYCTRCHSTVLSGAARQDAPEDQNFNTPEGVRAHLKDVDAWTASGPDRTNTEMPPNGTMPTDDERKKLGEWLACGAP; encoded by the coding sequence ATGTCCCAGCACTTCCGTTCCCTGATCGCCGCGCTGTGCGGTGCCACCGTTCTCGTGCTCGCGGGTTGCGGCGAGAGCACCGGCCCCAGCGGCGCCACCTGCCCGCAGGGCAGCGCGCTCACCTATCAGAACTTCGGCAAGACCTTCATGGACACCTACTGCACCCGCTGCCACAGCACGGTGCTCTCCGGTGCCGCGCGCCAGGACGCCCCGGAGGACCAGAACTTCAACACCCCCGAGGGGGTGCGCGCGCACTTGAAGGACGTCGACGCGTGGACGGCCTCCGGCCCCGACCGTACCAACACCGAGATGCCGCCCAACGGCACCATGCCCACCGACGACGAGCGGAAGAAGCTCGGCGAGTGGCTCGCCTGCGGCGCGCCCTGA
- a CDS encoding DMT family transporter, whose protein sequence is MSASSTRSVSSRQASLGPVYAALFLQVLINAGTYLAGKRAMEELPPLTVVLWRFLLSAAVFCLLLLFTPGPKLPPRSEWRRVLMLGLLAGPINQVLFFFGLSRSTAAHAALLYALTPLGVYLLSLARGHERPSSRATAGILTALVGVVVLLLGRGLASASGSLVGDLLILAAVSAWVVYTTEGKPFAATHGPVRSTAWSMVTAALLLVPVMPFALDPARTFAVSRPALGSIVYLALLTSVVAYLIWYYALSKVPASRVAIFSNLQPAATALAAWLLLGESLHWALVLGGGLVILGVRLTQGAPVVPASPRGSGSLDEEASVAGQR, encoded by the coding sequence ATGAGCGCATCCTCCACCCGGTCCGTTTCTTCTCGTCAGGCTTCGCTCGGCCCGGTGTACGCCGCGCTGTTCCTCCAGGTGCTCATCAACGCCGGCACGTACCTCGCCGGCAAGCGCGCCATGGAGGAACTGCCGCCCCTCACCGTGGTGCTCTGGCGCTTCCTCCTCAGTGCCGCCGTCTTCTGCCTGCTGCTCCTCTTCACGCCCGGCCCCAAGCTGCCTCCGCGCTCCGAGTGGCGCCGCGTGCTGATGCTCGGCCTGCTCGCCGGCCCCATCAACCAGGTGCTGTTCTTCTTCGGCCTGTCCCGCTCCACCGCCGCCCACGCGGCGCTCCTCTACGCGCTCACCCCGCTCGGCGTGTACCTGCTCAGCCTCGCCCGGGGACACGAGCGTCCTTCCTCGCGCGCCACCGCCGGCATCCTCACCGCGCTCGTCGGCGTGGTGGTGCTGCTCCTCGGCCGCGGACTGGCCTCGGCCAGCGGCTCGCTCGTGGGCGATCTGCTCATCCTCGCCGCCGTGTCCGCCTGGGTCGTCTACACCACCGAGGGCAAGCCCTTCGCCGCCACTCACGGTCCCGTGCGCTCCACCGCGTGGAGCATGGTGACCGCCGCCCTGCTCCTCGTGCCCGTCATGCCCTTCGCCTTGGACCCGGCTCGCACCTTCGCCGTCAGCCGGCCCGCCCTGGGCAGCATCGTCTACCTGGCCCTCCTGACCTCCGTGGTGGCCTACCTCATCTGGTACTACGCCCTCTCCAAGGTCCCCGCCTCCCGCGTCGCCATCTTCTCCAACCTCCAGCCCGCGGCGACCGCCCTCGCCGCCTGGTTGTTGCTCGGCGAGTCGCTCCACTGGGCTCTGGTTCTCGGCGGCGGGCTGGTGATCCTGGGCGTTCGGCTGACGCAGGGGGCTCCCGTCGTTCCGGCGTCTCCCCGTGGCTCTGGCTCTCTGGACGAAGAGGCGTCGGTCGCGGGACAGCGGTGA
- a CDS encoding YihY/virulence factor BrkB family protein yields MRFRKPRHLTWRELGRRFWVELQEDAVTECAAQLAFYFLFALFPFLFFFVTLAAYLPFAPGAVDAMVARLGPLMPPEALSVVQGHLQSLVTDTQPRLITLGLLVALWSASRGVDALRRALNLAYDVPEYRPFWKTQGLAILMTVAGSLLIPLAFALFLLGGRAGEWIASHLHVLNVYHAVWSWLRWPFTAALVMLVLALCYWRLPAVRHRYQFLSPGAVLASVLWLLTTWGFTQYVELFGRYNVTYGSIGGVVVLLLWLYVTGLIFIIGGEVNAVLEQAEAEAAEAEGRPPPIEVPHLKSSGAGGDGSRRERYAFWRWRRRMAERAPPEVEPPAEVHDSPDDEEPRTGEERPPSVH; encoded by the coding sequence ATGAGGTTCCGCAAGCCCAGGCACCTGACGTGGCGCGAGCTCGGCCGGCGCTTCTGGGTGGAGCTCCAGGAGGACGCCGTCACCGAGTGCGCGGCGCAGCTCGCCTTCTATTTCCTCTTCGCCCTGTTCCCCTTCCTCTTCTTCTTCGTGACGCTCGCGGCGTACCTGCCGTTCGCCCCGGGCGCCGTGGATGCCATGGTGGCGCGGCTCGGCCCGCTCATGCCTCCCGAGGCCCTGAGCGTGGTGCAGGGGCACCTCCAGTCGCTCGTCACCGACACCCAGCCCCGCCTCATCACCCTCGGTCTCCTGGTGGCGCTCTGGTCGGCCTCGCGCGGGGTGGACGCCCTGCGCCGCGCCCTCAACCTCGCCTACGACGTCCCCGAGTACCGGCCCTTCTGGAAGACCCAGGGGCTCGCCATCCTCATGACGGTGGCGGGCTCGCTGCTCATCCCCCTCGCCTTCGCCCTCTTCCTGCTGGGCGGACGGGCGGGCGAGTGGATCGCCAGTCACCTCCACGTGCTCAACGTCTACCACGCCGTGTGGTCGTGGCTGCGCTGGCCCTTCACGGCCGCCCTCGTCATGTTGGTGCTGGCCTTGTGCTACTGGCGTCTGCCCGCCGTCCGGCACCGCTACCAGTTCCTCTCGCCCGGCGCGGTGCTCGCCAGCGTGCTGTGGCTCCTCACCACCTGGGGCTTCACGCAGTACGTCGAGCTCTTCGGCCGCTACAACGTCACCTACGGCTCCATCGGCGGTGTCGTCGTGCTGCTGCTGTGGCTCTACGTCACCGGCCTCATCTTCATCATCGGCGGTGAGGTGAACGCCGTCCTGGAGCAGGCCGAGGCGGAGGCGGCCGAGGCGGAGGGACGGCCTCCTCCCATCGAGGTGCCCCATCTCAAATCGAGCGGTGCCGGCGGGGATGGCTCGAGGCGGGAGCGGTACGCCTTCTGGCGCTGGCGGCGGCGCATGGCGGAGCGGGCTCCTCCCGAGGTCGAGCCTCCCGCCGAGGTGCACGACTCCCCCGACGACGAGGAGCCCCGCACCGGGGAGGAGCGGCCTCCCTCGGTGCATTGA
- a CDS encoding M48 family metallopeptidase — MQRILSAILGLTLMTGLMTGCTSQRLAQAQRTAASYLVSDQQEEQLGQQVKTELETKEKIKYVEDPAVVEYVRTLSTPILQAANRDRKGVKWKVNVIDDPKTVNAFATPGGYLYVYTGLLLAADNEAEVAGVMAHEAGHVVGRHSARAMILQYGEQAIIEAALGKRQSTVAQIAAGLAGTGVGLAYGRSNETEADEYGARYSAAAGYDPHGLATFFQKLAANEGKTPGVLKWLSTHPPSSERMAHINDFIAKNRLSGSNVGAERLASIKQRLRK; from the coding sequence ATGCAACGGATTCTCTCTGCGATTCTGGGCCTCACGCTGATGACGGGACTGATGACGGGGTGCACCTCCCAGCGCCTCGCCCAGGCGCAAAGGACGGCGGCGTCCTACCTCGTCTCCGACCAGCAGGAGGAGCAGCTCGGCCAGCAGGTGAAGACCGAGCTCGAGACGAAGGAGAAGATCAAGTACGTGGAGGACCCGGCGGTGGTGGAGTACGTGCGCACCCTGTCCACGCCCATCCTCCAGGCGGCGAACCGGGACCGCAAGGGCGTGAAGTGGAAGGTGAACGTCATCGATGACCCGAAGACGGTGAACGCGTTCGCCACGCCGGGCGGCTACCTGTACGTGTACACGGGCCTGCTGCTGGCGGCGGACAACGAGGCCGAGGTGGCCGGGGTGATGGCGCACGAGGCCGGCCACGTCGTGGGGCGGCACTCGGCCCGGGCGATGATCCTCCAGTACGGAGAGCAGGCGATCATCGAGGCGGCGCTCGGTAAGAGACAGAGCACGGTGGCGCAGATCGCCGCGGGGCTCGCCGGCACGGGCGTGGGCCTGGCGTACGGCCGCAGCAACGAGACGGAGGCCGACGAGTACGGCGCGAGGTACTCGGCCGCGGCGGGCTACGACCCTCACGGCCTCGCCACCTTCTTCCAGAAGCTGGCGGCCAATGAGGGCAAGACGCCGGGCGTGCTGAAGTGGCTGAGCACGCACCCGCCCTCCAGCGAGCGCATGGCCCACATCAACGACTTCATCGCGAAGAACCGGCTGTCGGGCTCCAACGTGGGCGCGGAGCGGCTGGCTTCCATCAAGCAGCGCCTGAGGAAGTAG
- the ku gene encoding non-homologous end joining protein Ku — MSRPVWTGSLGFGPMHVPVRLYAAVSPKQVQFHLLHDADGARIQQKRVCSADGEEVPFEHVVKGYEIRRGRYVEVTRGELEAFDPQSSRTIDIQDFVELADIDPIFFDTTYHLMPGEGATKPYATLAMALRASGRVGLGRLVMHLKEHLCAVWPHERGLVLSTLHFADELIPQESFSEFSGAVPPAQREVESVLDIIETRIVDFVPQRYQDLHRERLLAFLERRARTHGVREAPAEAPAPAGEEVPRITRAGRAAGGEVRELPTRGSLRLRPQAAREVRERTPRGKRAEGTATPRTRRGKGGSATKRKP, encoded by the coding sequence ATGTCTCGTCCCGTCTGGACCGGCTCGCTCGGCTTCGGGCCCATGCATGTCCCGGTGCGGCTCTACGCGGCCGTGTCACCCAAACAGGTGCAGTTCCACCTCCTGCACGACGCGGACGGTGCCCGCATCCAGCAGAAGCGGGTGTGCTCGGCGGATGGAGAGGAGGTGCCCTTCGAGCACGTGGTGAAGGGCTATGAGATCCGCCGTGGCCGGTACGTGGAGGTGACGCGTGGCGAGCTCGAGGCGTTCGATCCCCAGTCCAGCCGCACCATCGACATCCAGGACTTCGTCGAGCTGGCGGACATCGATCCCATCTTCTTCGACACCACCTACCACCTCATGCCGGGCGAGGGCGCCACGAAACCCTATGCCACCCTGGCGATGGCGCTGAGGGCCTCGGGCCGCGTGGGCCTCGGGCGGCTGGTGATGCACCTGAAGGAGCACCTGTGCGCCGTGTGGCCGCACGAGCGGGGGCTCGTCCTCTCCACGCTGCACTTCGCGGACGAGCTCATCCCGCAGGAGAGCTTCTCCGAGTTCTCCGGGGCCGTGCCTCCCGCGCAGCGCGAGGTGGAGTCCGTCCTGGACATCATCGAGACGCGCATCGTGGACTTCGTGCCCCAGCGCTACCAGGACCTGCACCGGGAGCGGCTGCTGGCCTTCCTCGAGCGGCGCGCCCGGACGCATGGGGTGCGCGAGGCGCCCGCCGAGGCTCCGGCGCCAGCGGGTGAAGAGGTGCCACGCATCACCCGGGCGGGCAGGGCCGCGGGCGGCGAGGTTCGCGAGCTGCCCACGCGGGGCTCGCTGCGTCTGCGTCCGCAGGCCGCCCGCGAGGTACGGGAGCGGACTCCCCGGGGGAAGAGGGCGGAGGGGACGGCCACGCCTCGGACCCGGCGCGGGAAGGGCGGCTCCGCCACGAAGCGCAAGCCGTAG
- a CDS encoding superoxide dismutase yields MADIQKKYTPMQFTHLKGLKGISDAVLESHFKLYEGYVNRTNKLTELLSGMQAKGEAAGANPAYAEMTRRMGFEYNGMVLHEYYFGNMKPGGATTPGGKLKQAMEQSFGSYENWLADFKAVGTSPGIGWAITFQDPRTGWLSNHWVTLHENGNIAGYTPIIVMDAWEHAFVPDYKPFERAKYVDAYFQNIDFEACEARLKK; encoded by the coding sequence ATGGCCGATATCCAGAAGAAGTACACGCCGATGCAGTTCACCCACCTCAAGGGTCTCAAGGGCATCAGCGACGCGGTGCTCGAGTCCCACTTCAAGCTGTACGAGGGTTACGTCAACCGGACCAACAAGCTCACCGAGCTGCTCTCGGGCATGCAGGCCAAGGGCGAGGCCGCTGGCGCCAACCCCGCCTATGCCGAGATGACCCGCCGCATGGGCTTCGAGTACAACGGCATGGTCCTCCACGAGTACTACTTCGGCAACATGAAGCCGGGCGGCGCCACCACCCCGGGCGGCAAGCTGAAGCAGGCCATGGAGCAGAGCTTTGGCTCCTACGAGAACTGGCTGGCGGACTTCAAGGCCGTGGGCACCTCGCCGGGCATCGGCTGGGCCATCACCTTCCAGGATCCGCGCACCGGCTGGCTCTCCAACCACTGGGTGACGCTGCACGAGAACGGCAACATCGCCGGCTACACCCCCATCATCGTCATGGATGCCTGGGAGCACGCCTTCGTGCCGGACTACAAGCCCTTCGAGCGCGCCAAGTACGTGGACGCCTACTTCCAGAACATCGACTTCGAGGCCTGCGAGGCCCGCCTGAAGAAGTAG
- the mutM gene encoding bifunctional DNA-formamidopyrimidine glycosylase/DNA-(apurinic or apyrimidinic site) lyase, with product MPELPEVEIARRNLVRWLDGRRVVRAEADDTRVFRGARRQDFASLQGRLESLERRGKYLLFTFEGGRGLLAHLGMTGRFLRRPEGVPVPYSRARFHLDSGEVIHFADSRLFGRMEPCPASRLRELDAVKELGRDPLAEGLTAEQLQEALGTSRQALKVALMDQGRVTGLGNIHAAEALYRAGLHPARAPASLTPAEWARLADAIHASIAFGLEEQQGDEPAYLEDGAENRFLVYGRSGTPCSRCGATVESFTQGGRTTHCCPQCQPLHPPRKPPDGRRKTAARRR from the coding sequence ATGCCCGAGCTTCCCGAAGTCGAAATCGCCCGGCGCAACCTCGTCCGCTGGCTGGACGGGCGCCGCGTGGTGCGGGCCGAGGCGGACGACACCCGCGTCTTCCGTGGGGCGCGCCGGCAGGACTTCGCTTCCCTCCAGGGGCGTCTGGAGTCCCTGGAGCGGCGTGGCAAGTACCTCCTCTTCACCTTCGAGGGAGGCCGGGGGCTGCTGGCCCACCTGGGCATGACGGGCCGCTTCCTCCGACGTCCCGAGGGCGTCCCCGTCCCCTACAGCCGCGCCCGCTTCCACCTGGACTCCGGCGAGGTCATCCACTTCGCGGACTCACGCCTCTTCGGCCGCATGGAGCCGTGTCCCGCCTCGCGCCTGCGCGAGCTGGATGCCGTGAAGGAACTGGGGAGGGATCCGCTCGCCGAGGGGCTCACCGCCGAACAGCTCCAGGAGGCCCTGGGCACCTCGCGGCAGGCGCTCAAGGTGGCCCTGATGGACCAGGGGCGGGTGACGGGGCTGGGCAACATCCACGCCGCCGAGGCGCTCTACCGCGCCGGGCTGCACCCCGCGCGCGCGCCCGCCTCCCTCACCCCCGCCGAGTGGGCCCGGCTGGCCGATGCCATCCACGCCTCCATCGCCTTCGGCCTCGAGGAGCAGCAGGGCGACGAGCCCGCGTACCTGGAGGACGGCGCGGAGAACCGTTTCCTCGTCTACGGTCGCTCCGGAACGCCTTGCTCCCGTTGTGGGGCGACGGTGGAATCCTTCACCCAAGGTGGCCGCACCACCCATTGCTGTCCCCAGTGCCAACCGCTACACCCTCCCCGTAAACCCCCGGACGGACGGCGGAAGACAGCCGCTCGCCGTCGTTGA
- a CDS encoding TIGR04551 family protein, with the protein MSSNALLAALLVASATATAQTPEPPPSGTPAPSQENATPATQEAAADSTEERIRQEVDKRLEAAKQEMREEIRAQLATQSLASDWQEEWVEEKRKLEVFSLDGYYRLRPSLFYQFNLGQTGERSPWAASPRATEKTQSGADMRLRLEPTFNISEEVRIKAQLDVLDNLVLGSTPSLGFPNDNFQLFDIFNDGQISPEAGLNALRGALRVREAYGEVSTPVGLLRFGRMNAHWGLGILRNDGNCLECDFGDQVDRVMFVTEPFDGFYVTPMLEFNEEGTVAQPNGQSGQPVDLTNADDSHSLVLAVARRDTPQQMKAKLENNQGVFNYGLHFSWRQQRYETTGLYSDPAVNPDGTVNQGGGLVQRNANLYIPDVWLRYEERKFRVELEFAAYLGSIGNRARSPGDQNNPNLNQSLDVVNFGGAAVGEYRLLNGQLNIQLELGFASGDRAPGFGAYPGRPRPQRADTPFTRAGDLDGPQFNCGVGGCLDNAIRNFRFNRAYNVDNILWRQLIGTVTDAFYAKPTVRYTLTQGFDVFGSAIYSQAIYPESTPSFSDRMLGIETNLGARYETEDGFVARIDWSVLFPLAGLKQVTDTNTAAQAPDLATAQSIRGTLGIRF; encoded by the coding sequence ATGTCGTCCAACGCCCTGCTGGCGGCGCTTCTCGTCGCCTCCGCTACGGCCACCGCGCAGACGCCGGAGCCGCCTCCGTCCGGCACGCCGGCCCCCTCCCAGGAGAACGCCACTCCCGCCACCCAGGAGGCCGCCGCCGACTCCACCGAGGAGCGTATCCGTCAGGAGGTGGACAAGCGCCTGGAGGCCGCCAAGCAGGAGATGCGCGAGGAGATCCGCGCCCAGCTGGCCACCCAGTCGCTCGCCAGTGACTGGCAGGAGGAGTGGGTGGAGGAGAAGCGCAAGCTGGAGGTCTTCTCGCTCGACGGCTACTACCGGCTGCGCCCCAGCCTCTTCTACCAGTTCAACCTGGGTCAGACGGGGGAGCGCTCGCCGTGGGCCGCCTCGCCCCGCGCCACCGAGAAGACCCAGTCTGGCGCCGACATGCGCCTGCGGCTGGAGCCCACCTTCAACATCTCCGAGGAGGTGCGGATCAAGGCCCAACTGGACGTGCTGGACAACCTCGTGCTGGGCTCGACGCCGTCGCTCGGCTTCCCCAACGACAACTTCCAGCTCTTCGACATCTTCAATGACGGGCAGATCTCCCCCGAGGCGGGTCTCAACGCCCTGCGCGGTGCGCTGCGGGTGCGCGAGGCCTACGGCGAGGTGTCCACGCCGGTGGGTCTGCTGCGCTTCGGCCGCATGAACGCGCACTGGGGCCTGGGCATCCTGCGCAACGACGGCAATTGCCTGGAGTGCGACTTCGGGGACCAGGTGGACCGCGTCATGTTCGTCACGGAGCCCTTCGACGGCTTCTACGTGACGCCCATGCTGGAGTTCAACGAGGAGGGCACCGTCGCCCAGCCCAATGGCCAGAGCGGCCAGCCGGTGGACCTCACCAACGCGGACGACAGCCACAGCCTGGTGCTGGCCGTGGCGCGCCGCGACACCCCGCAGCAGATGAAGGCCAAGCTGGAGAACAACCAGGGCGTCTTCAACTACGGCCTGCACTTCAGCTGGCGCCAGCAGCGCTACGAGACCACGGGGCTCTACTCCGACCCGGCGGTCAACCCGGACGGCACGGTGAACCAGGGTGGGGGGCTGGTGCAGCGCAACGCCAACCTCTACATCCCGGACGTGTGGCTGCGCTACGAGGAGCGCAAGTTCCGCGTGGAGCTGGAGTTCGCCGCCTACCTGGGCAGCATCGGCAACCGGGCCCGGTCGCCGGGTGATCAGAACAACCCCAACCTGAACCAGTCGCTGGACGTGGTGAACTTCGGCGGCGCGGCGGTGGGCGAGTACCGGCTGCTCAACGGCCAGCTCAACATCCAGCTGGAGCTGGGCTTCGCCTCGGGTGACCGCGCGCCGGGCTTCGGCGCCTACCCGGGCCGGCCCCGGCCGCAGCGTGCGGACACCCCGTTCACCCGGGCGGGTGACCTCGATGGCCCGCAGTTCAACTGTGGCGTGGGCGGCTGCCTCGACAACGCCATCCGCAACTTCCGGTTCAACCGCGCCTACAACGTGGACAACATCCTCTGGCGCCAGCTCATCGGCACCGTCACCGATGCCTTCTACGCCAAGCCCACGGTGCGCTACACGCTGACGCAGGGCTTCGACGTCTTCGGCAGCGCCATCTACTCGCAGGCCATCTACCCCGAGTCCACGCCCTCCTTCTCGGATCGCATGCTGGGCATCGAGACGAACCTGGGTGCCCGCTACGAGACGGAGGATGGTTTCGTCGCCCGCATCGACTGGTCCGTGCTCTTCCCGCTCGCCGGCCTGAAGCAGGTCACGGACACGAATACCGCGGCGCAGGCCCCGGATCTGGCGACGGCCCAGTCCATCCGTGGCACGCTGGGCATCCGTTTCTAG
- the lptM gene encoding LPS translocon maturation chaperone LptM, producing MSSRALIALLGLVLGVAACGIKGPPRPPAPPPPPTGSPPPAPAGGTQPQGTQRDPLPSSIPPPDAGTP from the coding sequence GTGAGCTCTCGCGCTCTCATCGCGCTGCTCGGTCTGGTGTTGGGAGTGGCGGCCTGCGGTATCAAGGGGCCGCCCCGTCCGCCCGCGCCGCCGCCTCCGCCCACCGGCTCGCCGCCGCCCGCGCCCGCTGGCGGCACGCAGCCTCAGGGCACGCAGCGGGATCCGCTGCCTTCGTCGATTCCTCCACCCGACGCCGGGACTCCGTGA
- the lysA gene encoding diaminopimelate decarboxylase — MNHFTYRKRVLHAEDVPLPAIADAVGTPVYVYSTATLRRHFRVVTEAFGSHPHLVCYAVKANSTLAVLKLLAEEGSGFDIVSGGELARVKAAGGNAGKVVFAGVGKTADEMAQALDAGILFFNVESPEELELLDAVARSKGKRAPFAIRVNPNVDAGTHRHISTGLKTSKFGVPFEEAMALYTRAKKMKGLEAVGVDCHIGSQITRTAPFKAALSKVAGLYQELKAKGHALRYLDIGGGLGITYTSETPPSPEEYARAALSAVGGTGATLIFEPGRVVVGNAGLLVTRVLFRKKTPARHFVVVDAGMNDLMRPALYDAHHGLQPLVQRRGQEVEVDVVGPVCESTDVLARQRKVVLPKQGELYALMSAGAYGMSMASTYNSRPRPAEVLVDGDAWRVVRERESVEDLWRGERP, encoded by the coding sequence GTGAATCACTTCACCTATCGCAAGCGCGTCCTCCACGCCGAGGACGTGCCCCTGCCCGCCATCGCCGACGCGGTGGGCACCCCCGTCTACGTCTACTCCACCGCCACGCTGCGCAGGCACTTCCGCGTGGTGACGGAGGCCTTCGGCTCGCACCCGCACCTGGTGTGCTACGCGGTGAAGGCCAACTCCACGCTGGCGGTGCTCAAGCTGCTGGCCGAGGAGGGCAGTGGTTTCGACATCGTCTCCGGCGGTGAGCTGGCCCGCGTGAAGGCGGCCGGCGGCAATGCCGGCAAGGTGGTGTTCGCCGGCGTGGGCAAGACGGCGGACGAGATGGCCCAGGCCCTCGATGCCGGCATCCTCTTCTTCAACGTGGAGAGCCCCGAGGAGCTGGAGCTGCTCGACGCGGTGGCCCGCTCCAAGGGCAAGCGCGCGCCCTTCGCCATCCGCGTCAACCCCAACGTGGACGCGGGCACGCACCGCCACATCTCCACCGGCCTGAAGACATCCAAGTTCGGCGTCCCCTTCGAGGAGGCCATGGCCCTCTACACCCGGGCCAAGAAGATGAAGGGCCTGGAGGCGGTGGGGGTGGACTGCCACATCGGCTCCCAGATTACCCGCACCGCGCCCTTCAAGGCCGCGCTGTCCAAGGTGGCCGGGCTCTACCAGGAGCTGAAGGCCAAGGGGCACGCGCTGCGCTACCTGGACATCGGCGGAGGCCTGGGCATCACCTACACGTCCGAGACGCCGCCCTCTCCCGAGGAGTACGCGCGCGCCGCCCTGTCGGCCGTGGGCGGCACGGGCGCCACGCTCATCTTCGAGCCGGGCCGGGTGGTCGTGGGCAACGCCGGACTGCTCGTCACCCGCGTGCTCTTCCGCAAGAAGACACCGGCCCGTCACTTCGTGGTGGTGGACGCGGGCATGAACGATCTCATGCGCCCCGCCCTCTACGACGCCCACCATGGCCTCCAGCCGCTCGTCCAACGGCGCGGCCAGGAGGTCGAGGTGGACGTGGTGGGACCGGTGTGCGAGTCCACCGACGTGCTGGCCCGCCAGCGCAAGGTGGTGCTCCCCAAGCAGGGCGAGCTGTACGCGCTCATGAGCGCCGGTGCTTATGGCATGAGCATGGCTTCTACCTACAACTCGCGCCCCCGCCCGGCCGAGGTGCTGGTGGACGGGGACGCCTGGCGGGTGGTGCGCGAGCGGGAGAGCGTCGAGGATCTCTGGCGCGGCGAGCGGCCCTGA